A window from Pseudomonadota bacterium encodes these proteins:
- a CDS encoding sigma 54-interacting transcriptional regulator has product MKTPPRILLVDDDPGLLRLLSIRLLAEGYEVEGVDNGKAALDATASFRPDVVLTDLQMEQVNGIELLQSIQRDWPGLPVVMMTAHGTIPDAVTATQSGAFGFITKPIDKNELLDLISRAIKVSRPPETTDAWRDAIVTRSPLINRLLDKAHALAQGDSRVLITGESGAGKEILATAIHKASTHRQGKLVVMKCSTMAENLLEAELFGRAADTFADAPTSQPGLYQLAQGGTLILDEVADMPMRLQVKLLRVIEEQSVRPVGAADGVPVDARLISTTHKDLKALIMDGKFREDLYYRLSQSSLHIPTLNEHPEDIPILANYFLEQSIAAQNRPRMVYAPEAIEALMSAKWPGNVRQLKNKVAEHVEQCRTPVISVELVQDSLGEHATVLPSFTDARDEFIRNYLSQLLKMTGGNVSQAARMAKRNRTDFYKLLSRHQLDPEVFKHTAGH; this is encoded by the coding sequence ATGAAGACGCCACCTCGCATATTATTGGTTGACGATGATCCAGGCCTATTGAGGTTGCTGAGCATTCGACTTCTGGCCGAAGGTTACGAAGTAGAAGGGGTCGATAACGGAAAGGCGGCACTGGATGCCACTGCGTCGTTTCGACCGGACGTCGTGCTCACTGATTTGCAGATGGAGCAAGTCAACGGCATTGAGCTGTTGCAGTCGATTCAGCGAGACTGGCCGGGGTTACCCGTGGTGATGATGACGGCCCACGGAACCATCCCGGACGCGGTCACCGCCACACAAAGTGGTGCGTTTGGCTTTATCACCAAACCGATCGACAAGAACGAATTGCTTGACCTGATCAGCCGAGCCATCAAAGTATCCCGGCCACCTGAAACGACAGACGCCTGGCGCGACGCCATCGTCACTCGTAGCCCGCTGATTAATCGTTTGCTCGACAAAGCTCACGCGCTGGCACAAGGCGACTCGCGCGTGCTCATCACCGGCGAAAGTGGTGCCGGCAAGGAAATCTTGGCCACCGCCATTCACAAAGCCAGCACACATCGGCAAGGCAAATTGGTGGTTATGAAATGCAGCACCATGGCCGAGAATCTTCTCGAGGCGGAACTCTTTGGGCGTGCCGCCGACACGTTCGCGGACGCACCCACCTCTCAACCCGGCCTGTACCAGCTCGCACAGGGCGGCACGTTGATTCTTGATGAAGTCGCCGATATGCCGATGCGTCTTCAGGTCAAGTTGCTGCGCGTAATTGAGGAGCAAAGCGTGCGCCCAGTGGGCGCGGCCGACGGCGTGCCGGTTGACGCTCGCCTGATCTCCACAACGCACAAAGATCTCAAAGCGCTGATCATGGACGGCAAGTTTCGCGAGGATCTGTACTATCGATTAAGTCAGAGTTCACTGCACATTCCCACGCTCAACGAGCATCCAGAGGACATCCCAATACTGGCCAACTACTTTTTAGAGCAGTCGATAGCCGCACAGAATCGACCGCGCATGGTGTACGCGCCTGAAGCCATCGAGGCGCTAATGAGCGCCAAATGGCCAGGCAATGTTCGGCAACTCAAGAACAAGGTAGCGGAGCATGTCGAACAGTGTCGTACACCGGTCATCAGCGTTGAGTTGGTTCAGGACAGTCTTGGCGAACACGCGACGGTGCTGCCCTCGTTTACGGACGCGCGCGACGAGTTTATCCGCAACTATCTATCGCAACTTTTGAAAATGACGGGCGGCAATGTCAGTCAGGCGGCGCGCATGGCCAAACGCAACCGTACCGATTTTTATAAGTTATTGTCGCGTCACCAACTGGATCCGGAAGTCTTCAAACACACGGCGGGCCACTAG
- a CDS encoding ATP-binding protein, giving the protein MRIPRPKSLNGLLVLGFVLVSLPLILAIVRAATQLNEFATESEALVIQGVQDTDQNQSLRKELSSMERSARVYQVIGEVELLATYEERLDKVRATLDQIATDSADATRNEQIRALQRRLSAFDTTIRSAERDSTEVNNALNNLSELRDMVDDMSRDSNRFIDSGLSELRESAREVQRQLAIQTALLVPFTLIVVVIFTGLLARPLRQIDTAISTLGDGQFSSPIEVSGPEDLEALGRQLEWLRERLQEQEREKDKFLRHMSHELKTPLANIREGTELLIDGAVGDLKPAQIEVTDILRENSLSLQKLIENLLSFSAWQSQLSDLHLEEFELAPLIQSVVDQQRLTLASRHLKVKGKLASLTVLADAAKLRMVVDNLLTNAIKFSPDGGIIRLITRASGDGYVIEISDEGPGVPATEQARIFEPFYQGSTAQAGHVKGTGIGLSVVLECINAHGGKISMIDSKRGAHFQISLPKIPVTATGS; this is encoded by the coding sequence ATGCGAATCCCGCGTCCCAAGTCACTCAATGGACTGCTGGTACTCGGCTTCGTGCTCGTATCCTTGCCATTGATCTTGGCGATCGTGCGCGCCGCGACGCAGCTCAATGAGTTTGCGACCGAGTCCGAGGCGCTGGTTATTCAGGGTGTGCAGGACACCGATCAAAATCAATCGTTGCGCAAAGAGCTCAGCTCAATGGAACGAAGCGCACGGGTTTATCAAGTGATCGGCGAAGTCGAGCTGCTCGCAACCTATGAAGAGCGGCTAGACAAAGTGCGCGCAACACTCGACCAAATTGCGACCGACAGCGCCGACGCGACACGCAACGAGCAAATTCGCGCGCTTCAGCGCCGTCTTAGCGCCTTTGACACAACGATACGCAGCGCCGAACGCGATTCCACCGAAGTAAACAACGCGCTGAACAATCTTTCCGAGTTGCGCGACATGGTTGACGACATGTCGCGCGACAGTAATCGCTTTATTGACTCCGGTCTCAGCGAACTACGTGAAAGCGCGCGCGAGGTGCAGCGACAGCTCGCAATTCAAACCGCGCTACTCGTCCCCTTCACACTGATTGTCGTGGTGATTTTTACCGGCCTACTTGCCCGACCGCTGCGGCAAATCGATACCGCCATCAGCACACTGGGTGATGGTCAGTTTTCTAGCCCCATCGAAGTGTCGGGACCCGAAGACCTCGAAGCCCTCGGTCGCCAGCTCGAGTGGCTACGTGAGCGCCTGCAAGAACAAGAACGTGAAAAAGACAAGTTTCTCCGCCACATGTCTCACGAGCTGAAAACACCGCTGGCCAACATTCGCGAGGGCACGGAGCTGCTCATCGATGGCGCCGTCGGCGACCTAAAACCGGCTCAAATTGAAGTCACCGACATCTTGCGTGAGAACAGTCTTAGCCTGCAAAAGCTGATCGAGAACTTGCTGAGCTTCAGTGCTTGGCAATCGCAGCTATCCGATTTGCATCTGGAGGAGTTCGAACTGGCGCCACTGATCCAGTCGGTTGTCGACCAACAACGGCTCACACTCGCGTCTCGTCACCTGAAGGTCAAAGGCAAGCTTGCGTCGCTGACGGTGCTGGCCGACGCCGCCAAACTCCGCATGGTGGTCGATAATCTGTTAACCAATGCCATAAAATTCAGTCCTGACGGCGGTATTATTCGCTTGATTACCCGGGCTTCGGGCGACGGTTACGTGATCGAGATCAGCGACGAGGGACCCGGTGTGCCGGCCACTGAGCAGGCCCGGATCTTTGAACCGTTCTACCAAGGTTCGACAGCACAGGCCGGACATGTGAAGGGCACCGGAATCGGCCTGTCGGTGGTGCTGGAGTGCATCAATGCACATGGCGGTAAAATCAGTATGATTGATAGCAAACGAGGCGCCCATTTTCAGATCAGCCTGCCCAAAATACCCGTGACGGCAACAGGGAGTTAA
- the galE gene encoding UDP-glucose 4-epimerase GalE — protein MSNTILVTGGAGYIGSHVVRQLGDTGAKVIVLDNLSTGFADAVLNGELVVGDTGDQALVARLLSEHQIKSVMHFAAHTIVPESVANPLKYYRNNTSNTRNLLECCRDAGVEHFIFSSTAAVYGEPNEALIDEQSPTAPINAYGTSKLMSEVMLRDLSAVEPLRHVILRYFNVAGADPGGRLGQSTAKATLLTKVACEVAVGTRSHVSIFGTDYDTPDGTGVRDYIHVEDLAAAHLRALDYLRDGGASLTANCGYGHGYSVREVIDMVQKVHGQPLKTVEEPRRAGDPPALVAKADVARTVLGWEPRHDDLETIARTALNWEHKLHKKRQTAT, from the coding sequence ATGAGTAACACAATTCTGGTTACCGGCGGCGCCGGTTATATCGGTAGTCACGTAGTGCGCCAACTCGGCGATACCGGCGCCAAAGTGATTGTGCTTGACAACTTGAGTACGGGTTTTGCTGATGCGGTACTGAACGGGGAGTTGGTGGTCGGCGATACCGGCGATCAAGCACTTGTCGCGCGCCTATTGAGCGAGCACCAGATCAAATCGGTCATGCATTTTGCCGCCCATACAATCGTCCCCGAGTCAGTGGCCAACCCACTCAAGTATTACCGAAATAACACATCCAACACTCGGAACTTACTCGAGTGTTGCCGCGACGCGGGTGTTGAGCATTTTATATTCTCTTCAACGGCGGCGGTCTACGGCGAACCCAATGAGGCGCTCATCGATGAACAATCGCCGACGGCACCGATTAACGCCTACGGCACCTCCAAACTGATGAGCGAAGTGATGCTGCGCGACCTGTCTGCCGTTGAACCGTTGCGCCACGTCATTCTGCGTTATTTCAATGTAGCGGGCGCCGACCCAGGCGGTCGTCTTGGTCAGTCCACAGCAAAAGCCACGCTCCTCACCAAGGTTGCGTGTGAAGTCGCGGTGGGTACGCGTTCCCATGTGTCGATCTTCGGTACGGATTACGACACACCGGATGGGACGGGTGTGCGTGATTATATCCATGTCGAAGACCTGGCGGCCGCCCACTTGCGTGCACTTGACTACTTGCGCGATGGTGGCGCATCACTCACGGCGAACTGCGGCTACGGGCACGGTTACAGCGTGCGCGAAGTGATCGACATGGTGCAAAAGGTGCATGGACAACCACTCAAGACCGTCGAAGAACCGCGACGCGCGGGCGACCCTCCGGCACTTGTCGCCAAGGCGGATGTGGCCCGCACGGTGCTAGGCTGGGAACCCAGACACGATGATCTTGAAACCATTGCGCGCACGGCGCTTAACTGGGAACACAAGCTCCACAAAAAACGACAGACCGCGACCTGA
- a CDS encoding serine/threonine protein kinase, with amino-acid sequence MPQNDSFNQLLPDDIVNCLDAVGWSCDGRIQALASYENRVYQIGLTDSATPVVAKFYRPGRWTDDQILEEFSFTDALSELELPVLTPLRSPEGAVLCHHERFRFAVYPHARGHAPYLDDVDALTQIGRLIARIHNVGSQRAFAHRETLEFEHRAVESARFLLDGGWIPDDLRDAYEAIAEDLLSAIDDQLDHAALDGGRLHGDMHVGNLLWQSGTPAVLDFDDACNGPAIQDLWMFLSGHAGEMQRNLDALAEGYTLFRPFPSGSLDQVEALRAMRILYHSAWLARRWSDPAFPRAFPWFNTQKYWQEQILTLKEQLALLRDPPTLRVR; translated from the coding sequence ATGCCGCAAAACGACTCGTTTAATCAGCTTCTGCCCGACGATATTGTTAACTGTCTCGATGCGGTGGGCTGGTCTTGCGATGGACGCATCCAGGCGCTGGCGAGTTATGAGAATCGGGTGTATCAAATCGGCCTCACCGATTCCGCCACACCAGTGGTAGCGAAATTCTATCGACCTGGCCGATGGACCGATGATCAAATCCTCGAAGAGTTTTCGTTTACTGACGCGCTGTCGGAGTTGGAATTACCGGTTCTGACCCCGCTGCGTTCGCCTGAAGGTGCCGTGTTGTGTCACCACGAGCGCTTCCGCTTTGCCGTGTATCCACACGCGCGCGGACACGCGCCCTACCTGGACGATGTCGATGCGCTCACGCAAATCGGCCGCCTCATCGCTCGCATTCACAATGTTGGCAGTCAACGGGCATTTGCGCACCGAGAGACCCTTGAATTTGAACATCGCGCGGTCGAGTCTGCGCGCTTTTTGCTGGATGGCGGATGGATTCCAGACGATCTGCGCGACGCCTACGAAGCCATCGCCGAAGATCTACTCAGCGCGATTGATGATCAGTTGGACCACGCCGCGCTCGACGGGGGTCGACTGCATGGTGACATGCATGTCGGTAATCTGCTGTGGCAAAGCGGCACACCGGCCGTGTTGGACTTTGACGACGCCTGCAATGGGCCGGCCATCCAGGACCTCTGGATGTTCCTCAGCGGCCATGCCGGTGAAATGCAGCGTAATTTGGATGCGCTGGCCGAAGGCTACACGCTATTTCGTCCGTTCCCGTCTGGCAGCTTGGACCAAGTGGAGGCGCTCCGCGCGATGCGCATTCTCTACCACTCAGCTTGGCTCGCTCGCCGCTGGTCTGATCCGGCCTTTCCGCGGGCCTTTCCGTGGTTTAATACGCAGAAGTACTGGCAAGAGCAAATACTGACGCTGAAGGAACAACTCGCCCTGCTGCGCGACCCCCCGACGCTACGCGTAAGATGA
- the typA gene encoding translational GTPase TypA — translation MSVFLRNVAIIAHVDHGKTTLVDQLLKMSGTLGERDEVPSRAMDSNDLEKERGITILSKNTAISWTDYRINIVDTPGHADFGGEVERVLSMVDSVLLVVDAVDGPMPQTRFVTRKAFDHGLNPIVIVNKVDRPGSRPDWVIDQVFELFDRLDASDEQLDFPIVYTSALNGTSGMAPDTQHANMDAVFSAVVEHCPPPDVDLDGPFQMQVTSLDYSSYLGAIAIGRIYRGSVARNQSIRVVDTDGQVRREKISQILGFNGLQRVEVENASAGDIVALAGIARPHISETLCHPDAPEALPMLAVDEPTISVMFETNNSPFAGRDGKFVTSRQIRDRLLRETLHNVALRVEDTDDPERFRVSGRGELHLSILLETMRREGFEMAVSRPEVIFKEIDGVRHEPFERMTVDIEDSDQGAVMEALGERGGQLMDMMPDGKGRVRLDYTITSRGLIGFQTLFRTLTSGNGLMYHVFDEYRPALTQAVAQRQAGALVSNAQGKVLAFALFNLQERGRMFVKPGDEVYEGQVVGQNSRDNDLPVNPLKGKQLTNIRAAGRDEKIILTPPVLFSLEQALEFIDDDELVEITPNYIRIRKRFLKEHERKRASREKKALSKAAEQNANPN, via the coding sequence ATGTCAGTCTTTCTTCGCAATGTCGCCATCATTGCCCATGTCGATCACGGCAAGACCACGCTTGTTGATCAGTTACTTAAAATGTCGGGCACGCTCGGAGAGCGTGACGAAGTGCCCAGTCGTGCGATGGATTCCAATGATCTTGAAAAAGAACGCGGCATTACGATTCTGTCAAAGAATACCGCGATCAGCTGGACCGACTATCGAATCAACATTGTGGATACGCCCGGTCACGCTGATTTTGGCGGCGAGGTAGAGCGCGTACTCAGTATGGTTGACTCGGTGCTGCTGGTGGTCGATGCGGTTGATGGCCCGATGCCGCAGACGCGCTTTGTGACGCGCAAGGCGTTCGATCATGGTCTCAACCCGATCGTGATCGTCAACAAGGTCGATCGACCTGGTAGTCGCCCAGATTGGGTGATCGACCAAGTGTTTGAATTATTCGACCGTCTGGATGCCAGCGATGAGCAGCTCGATTTTCCAATCGTCTATACCTCAGCTCTTAACGGGACATCGGGTATGGCACCCGACACGCAACACGCCAATATGGATGCGGTGTTCAGTGCGGTGGTCGAACACTGTCCGCCACCGGATGTTGATCTCGATGGTCCCTTTCAGATGCAGGTTACGTCTTTGGATTATTCCAGTTACCTGGGTGCGATCGCGATTGGCCGAATTTATCGCGGGAGCGTTGCGCGCAATCAGAGCATCCGTGTGGTCGATACCGACGGTCAGGTGCGTCGCGAAAAAATTTCGCAGATTCTTGGCTTCAACGGCTTGCAGCGAGTTGAGGTGGAGAATGCCTCGGCGGGCGATATTGTCGCGCTTGCCGGCATCGCTCGGCCCCATATTTCGGAGACGTTGTGCCATCCGGATGCGCCGGAAGCATTGCCGATGCTCGCGGTCGATGAGCCGACGATCAGCGTGATGTTCGAGACCAACAATTCACCGTTTGCTGGGCGCGATGGCAAGTTCGTCACCAGCCGGCAAATTCGCGACCGCCTGCTGCGCGAAACGCTGCACAATGTGGCTTTGCGCGTCGAGGATACCGATGACCCAGAGCGATTTCGTGTGTCGGGTCGGGGTGAACTGCATTTGTCTATTTTGCTCGAGACCATGCGGCGCGAGGGCTTTGAGATGGCGGTGTCGCGTCCCGAAGTGATCTTTAAAGAGATAGACGGTGTGCGTCATGAGCCGTTCGAGCGAATGACCGTCGACATTGAGGATTCGGATCAGGGCGCGGTCATGGAGGCCCTCGGCGAGCGGGGTGGCCAGCTCATGGACATGATGCCCGACGGCAAAGGTCGAGTCCGTCTCGACTACACCATTACGTCGCGCGGCCTCATCGGGTTTCAAACACTCTTTCGTACGCTAACCTCGGGCAATGGTCTGATGTATCACGTGTTCGATGAGTATCGCCCCGCGCTGACCCAAGCGGTTGCGCAGCGACAGGCTGGCGCGCTGGTGTCTAATGCGCAGGGCAAAGTGCTCGCTTTTGCGCTGTTTAATCTCCAAGAGCGTGGACGAATGTTTGTGAAGCCTGGCGACGAGGTCTACGAGGGCCAAGTGGTTGGGCAAAACAGTCGGGATAACGATTTGCCAGTCAATCCGTTAAAAGGCAAGCAGTTGACCAATATTCGTGCCGCCGGACGAGACGAGAAGATCATTCTCACACCTCCCGTGTTGTTTTCTCTTGAGCAGGCGTTGGAGTTCATCGATGACGACGAGCTAGTCGAAATCACGCCGAACTACATTCGGATTCGCAAGCGCTTTCTCAAAGAACATGAGCGCAAACGCGCGTCGCGAGAGAAAAAAGCGTTGAGCAAAGCGGCCGAGCAAAACGCCAATCCGAATTAA
- a CDS encoding EAL domain-containing protein, which translates to MTQNIKDKPVNQATRRPAPHFGSRTALQAVSDGVVVVSARGTVEFLNPAAEALSGWGLDEATNQPVDAVVSLHDDAEGLTLDNLLSDGPTQMDFGRCTMTTRTGDIKCIDANVSPVINQDGTITGKVLVLKDRSEEKGLQARLDHQSTHDALTGLLNRKAFEQKLSDLFSDNIATTEEHALLYLDLDQFKIINDTCGHAAGDHYLLQLTQLLQKRVRNSDVLARLGGDEFGVLLHGCNEEQAKELAGELCESVAAMNFSWRERIHRHTVSIGIIAIEPADDAAAVLSAADVACFTAKDMGRNRLHVYHDDKVPNRHVEMQWVARISRALDEERLVVYSQPIVNIGSETDNDIPHYELLVRLTDRFGQVIVPQYFISAAERYNLMPRVDAWMVSHVLKHLVWRPDCADCGPRYKLSLNLSGTSLSDGGFMDHLEALFDEHSLAPGTLCFEITETATITNMAQVAQFMHRMKARGCEFSLDDFGSGLSSFAYLKELPVDLLKIDGDFVADILTSPSDAAVVDAITRVGKAMGIRTVAERVENQALLDALISIGVDFAQGFYFARPRPVRNRSSFNGVTTYRNSALA; encoded by the coding sequence GTGACCCAGAACATCAAGGATAAACCGGTCAATCAGGCCACTCGGCGACCCGCACCGCACTTTGGTTCGCGCACGGCGTTACAGGCTGTGAGCGACGGAGTAGTGGTGGTGAGCGCCCGCGGTACCGTTGAATTTCTCAACCCAGCGGCGGAAGCCCTATCAGGTTGGGGATTGGATGAAGCCACGAATCAGCCTGTTGACGCGGTAGTGTCGTTGCACGATGACGCGGAGGGGCTCACGTTGGACAACCTCTTGAGTGACGGTCCAACGCAAATGGATTTCGGTCGCTGTACGATGACGACGCGTACCGGTGATATTAAGTGTATCGACGCGAATGTTTCGCCCGTGATCAATCAAGACGGCACCATTACCGGCAAGGTTTTGGTCCTCAAAGATCGCAGCGAGGAAAAGGGTCTCCAGGCTCGCTTGGACCATCAAAGTACGCACGATGCCCTCACTGGGCTGCTCAATCGCAAGGCTTTTGAGCAAAAACTAAGTGACCTGTTTTCAGACAATATTGCGACAACTGAAGAGCATGCCCTGCTCTATCTTGATCTCGATCAATTCAAGATTATTAACGATACTTGCGGCCATGCGGCCGGTGATCATTACCTGCTTCAGCTTACCCAGCTATTGCAAAAACGCGTGCGCAACAGTGATGTGCTGGCGCGGCTCGGCGGTGATGAGTTTGGTGTCTTGCTCCATGGTTGTAATGAGGAACAGGCGAAAGAACTGGCCGGTGAACTGTGTGAAAGCGTCGCCGCTATGAACTTCTCATGGCGCGAACGCATTCATCGTCACACGGTGAGTATCGGCATTATTGCGATAGAGCCTGCGGATGATGCGGCGGCGGTGTTAAGCGCCGCAGATGTGGCGTGCTTTACCGCCAAGGACATGGGCCGAAATCGGCTGCACGTGTACCACGATGACAAAGTGCCCAATCGGCATGTTGAAATGCAGTGGGTGGCACGTATTTCGCGGGCGCTTGACGAGGAGCGGTTGGTCGTTTACTCGCAGCCCATCGTGAATATTGGATCCGAAACCGACAATGACATCCCGCACTATGAGCTTTTGGTGCGCCTCACCGATCGCTTTGGGCAAGTGATTGTCCCGCAGTATTTTATCTCTGCTGCCGAACGCTACAATCTGATGCCTCGCGTCGACGCCTGGATGGTGTCACATGTGCTCAAGCACTTGGTTTGGCGTCCCGATTGCGCCGACTGCGGTCCCCGATACAAGCTGTCGCTCAATCTGTCCGGCACGTCGTTGAGCGATGGCGGCTTTATGGATCATCTCGAAGCACTATTTGACGAGCATTCGCTAGCGCCCGGCACACTGTGCTTTGAGATTACCGAGACGGCAACCATCACCAATATGGCCCAAGTAGCGCAATTTATGCATCGGATGAAGGCGCGAGGCTGCGAGTTCTCGCTCGATGATTTTGGCAGTGGCTTGTCATCGTTTGCGTACCTCAAGGAACTGCCGGTCGACCTGCTCAAGATTGACGGCGATTTCGTTGCCGACATTCTGACGTCCCCCTCGGATGCGGCCGTCGTGGATGCGATCACGCGTGTGGGCAAAGCGATGGGCATTCGCACCGTCGCGGAACGGGTCGAAAATCAGGCGCTGCTCGATGCGCTGATATCGATCGGTGTGGATTTCGCTCAAGGCTTTTACTTCGCCCGACCGCGGCCTGTACGAAATCGTAGTAGTTTCAATGGTGTGACGACGTACCGAAACTCCGCGCTGGCGTAA
- a CDS encoding N-formylglutamate amidohydrolase has product MDSSVRHSDTVLRANDPPASRTLNPDSRRPVLFVCDHASNVIPPSLNDLGLGPHELGRHIAFDKGSAALTERLCEQLNFMAVLCNYSRLVIDCNRRIEDPTYMPLVSDDVTVPGNHDLTPVHRQARYDEIYVPYHAAITDALDCLEQDCPGPAVVAIHSFTPKLETGVQRPWHVGVLWDQDPRIADRLKDYLQGFPSLCVGDNEPYSGKHMADYTIDHHGEGRRLPCVSIEIRQDTLNSEDGVSAWADRLVPFFRALETDTTLFKKRL; this is encoded by the coding sequence ATGGATTCTTCTGTCCGGCACAGCGACACAGTGCTACGCGCCAACGACCCGCCGGCTTCGCGCACGCTCAATCCGGATTCCCGGCGCCCCGTGCTCTTTGTCTGCGATCACGCTAGTAACGTGATTCCACCGTCGCTCAATGATCTCGGTCTAGGTCCGCACGAACTGGGGCGGCACATTGCGTTTGATAAGGGTTCGGCGGCGCTGACCGAGCGTCTGTGTGAACAGCTCAATTTCATGGCCGTTCTGTGTAATTACTCGCGGCTTGTGATCGATTGCAATCGTCGTATTGAAGACCCGACCTACATGCCGCTGGTGAGCGACGACGTGACTGTCCCAGGCAATCATGATCTCACACCCGTTCACCGTCAGGCGCGCTACGACGAAATCTACGTGCCCTACCACGCCGCGATCACAGACGCCCTCGACTGCCTAGAGCAGGACTGTCCGGGGCCGGCCGTCGTGGCGATTCACTCGTTCACGCCAAAACTTGAAACGGGTGTGCAGCGGCCCTGGCATGTCGGCGTGCTTTGGGACCAAGATCCTCGCATCGCCGATCGTCTCAAGGACTATTTGCAGGGGTTCCCATCGCTCTGTGTGGGTGACAATGAGCCTTACTCGGGCAAACATATGGCAGACTATACAATCGATCACCATGGCGAGGGGCGACGCCTGCCGTGTGTATCGATCGAAATACGACAGGACACGCTCAATAGTGAGGACGGCGTTAGTGCATGGGCCGACCGGCTTGTCCCGTTTTTTCGGGCGCTCGAAACGGATACCACGCTGTTCAAAAAACGTCTTTGA
- a CDS encoding carboxylate-amine ligase — translation MSKPPFTIGVEEEYLLVDKSTRDVATEPPEEMLEACQEARPGQITPEFLRAQIEVGTKVCQNVTEAREELGALRGCIASIGDRYNLAPIAASTHPFASWHVQKRTDHARYHDLDRDMQASARRLLICGMHVHVGIDDDEMRIDLMNQFAYFLPHLLALSCSSPFWAGDDSGLQSYRLTVFDGMPRTRLPEKFSSYKEYQRHLDILVESGVMEDATKLWWDVRPSARYSTLEMRVTDVCTRIDDALTIAALSQSIMSMLYRLRRDNMRWRQYAPMLVAENRWRAMRYGTEQGLIDFGRGKLVPYDALFEEIFSLIRDDAEELGCLDEVLHARRIIERGNSARQQREVFKAAIDEGAERSEALQRVVDHLIVETRKGSTANA, via the coding sequence ATCAGCAAACCACCGTTCACGATCGGCGTAGAGGAAGAGTATCTACTGGTCGATAAATCCACGCGAGATGTAGCCACCGAGCCACCGGAAGAAATGCTCGAAGCCTGCCAAGAGGCGCGTCCGGGGCAAATCACACCAGAGTTTTTGCGCGCGCAGATCGAGGTTGGCACAAAAGTGTGTCAAAACGTCACCGAAGCGCGCGAAGAACTGGGCGCATTACGCGGCTGCATCGCCTCGATCGGCGACCGATACAATCTGGCACCCATCGCTGCGTCGACGCATCCGTTTGCGAGTTGGCACGTGCAAAAACGCACCGACCACGCTCGATATCACGATCTCGATCGCGACATGCAGGCCTCGGCCCGTCGTCTGTTGATCTGTGGCATGCATGTGCATGTTGGAATCGATGATGATGAAATGCGTATCGATCTAATGAATCAGTTCGCCTACTTCTTGCCGCATCTGCTGGCTTTGAGCTGTTCATCGCCCTTTTGGGCAGGCGATGATTCTGGGTTGCAGTCGTATCGCTTGACGGTGTTTGACGGCATGCCGCGAACCCGTTTGCCGGAGAAATTTTCAAGTTACAAAGAATACCAGCGTCATTTGGATATTCTTGTTGAATCGGGTGTGATGGAAGACGCCACCAAACTGTGGTGGGACGTTCGACCAAGTGCCCGATATTCGACGCTGGAGATGCGCGTCACCGATGTGTGTACGCGGATCGATGATGCCTTGACGATCGCTGCCCTGTCGCAGTCGATCATGAGCATGCTGTATCGCCTTCGACGCGACAACATGCGTTGGCGCCAATATGCGCCGATGCTTGTCGCCGAAAACCGCTGGCGGGCCATGCGGTACGGTACGGAGCAAGGACTGATCGATTTCGGCCGCGGTAAACTCGTGCCTTACGATGCGTTGTTTGAGGAGATTTTTAGTTTGATTCGAGACGATGCGGAGGAGCTCGGCTGCCTAGATGAAGTGTTGCATGCGCGGCGCATCATCGAGCGCGGCAACAGCGCTCGACAACAGCGCGAGGTGTTTAAGGCGGCGATTGATGAGGGCGCGGAGCGCAGCGAGGCGCTTCAACGCGTCGTGGATCATCTGATTGTCGAAACGCGAAAAGGCAGTACCGCCAACGCATGA